One Phocaeicola dorei genomic region harbors:
- a CDS encoding N-acetylmuramoyl-L-alanine amidase, whose translation MIQETFPMIIGEEEMKNERQLLTVEDGALMQGRESVRYLILHCSATRCDKDYTAEQLLRDHKTRGFRTVGYHFYIRRDGTITQHRKLLEVGAHCRPWNRCSIGICYEGGLDADGHPADTRTAEQTEQLILLLMRLAKLFPGARIRGHRDMSGSIPKACPCFDAEGVFGYLER comes from the coding sequence ATGATACAAGAAACATTCCCAATGATAATCGGTGAGGAAGAAATGAAGAACGAACGCCAACTCCTCACCGTAGAGGACGGAGCGCTGATGCAAGGACGCGAATCAGTGCGATACCTCATCCTCCACTGTAGCGCCACACGTTGTGACAAAGACTATACTGCCGAGCAATTACTTCGTGACCATAAGACCCGTGGTTTCCGGACTGTAGGTTACCACTTCTATATCCGTCGCGACGGCACCATCACCCAGCACCGCAAACTGCTGGAAGTGGGGGCACACTGCCGTCCCTGGAACCGTTGCAGCATCGGCATCTGCTACGAGGGCGGTCTGGATGCAGACGGACATCCGGCAGACACCCGGACCGCAGAGCAGACAGAACAGCTTATCTTGTTGCTGATGCGTCTGGCAAAGCTCTTTCCCGGTGCCCGGATAAGGGGACATAGGGATATGAGCGGAAGCATCCCGAAGGCTTGTCCGTGTTTTGACGCGGAAGGGGTGTTCGGATATTTGGAAAGGTAA
- a CDS encoding smalltalk protein, translating into MNKSNHESKKITWTQILRAVIQAAIAALTALGITSCASLI; encoded by the coding sequence ATGAATAAATCCAACCACGAATCCAAGAAAATCACCTGGACACAAATTCTCCGGGCAGTTATCCAGGCAGCCATCGCGGCACTCACCGCTTTGGGCATTACCAGTTGCGCATCCCTCATCTAA
- a CDS encoding DNA-binding protein produces MINYSTCMRGNPTDKDAAKKAYANAQYSQVMTLDKFCYHIASHGCVYSRADIQAILILAVDCLREQLLNGQQIQMGDLGVFSNSIRSLGAHSMAEFTVDNITEVNVLWAPGVRFNNLRQDAEFQLVPTRKAAAEVVKALKAGKTTVDLTGNSSAAGIAADDADASRIPAASGEPADENS; encoded by the coding sequence ATGATTAACTACAGCACCTGCATGCGTGGTAACCCCACCGACAAAGACGCGGCCAAGAAGGCGTATGCCAACGCCCAGTACTCACAAGTAATGACACTGGACAAGTTCTGTTACCACATTGCCAGCCACGGATGTGTATATTCGCGTGCCGATATCCAGGCCATCCTTATTCTTGCCGTGGACTGCCTGCGCGAGCAGTTGTTGAACGGACAGCAGATACAGATGGGCGATCTGGGCGTATTTTCGAACAGTATCCGAAGCCTCGGCGCCCATTCGATGGCAGAGTTCACTGTGGACAACATCACCGAGGTGAACGTACTGTGGGCTCCGGGCGTCCGTTTCAACAACCTGCGCCAAGATGCCGAATTCCAACTGGTTCCCACACGCAAGGCAGCCGCCGAAGTAGTGAAGGCATTGAAGGCCGGAAAGACTACGGTAGACCTGACAGGCAATTCTTCTGCCGCCGGCATTGCCGCTGACGATGCTGACGCCTCCCGCATTCCAGCCGCTTCCGGTGAACCGGCAGACGAGAATAGCTGA